A window of Acidobacteriota bacterium genomic DNA:
ACACACCCACTGTCCGCATCCGGCACACTTGCGGAAGTGCACCATCGCCTGGTGCACCGCCGCTTCGTACGCGGCGTCGCGTTCCTTGCCGCGCAAGCCGCGATCGAGGCCTTCCGCCGCGCGCTCCGCGTGCCAGCCCGTGAACCGGAAGAGGGCAAAGGCCTGCACCGCGGTCTTCAGGAGGTTCGCCTTCGAGGAGACGTACTGACTCTCCACGCCGCTTCCGCAGCGGTCGCAACAGAACTTGAACTTGAACCCGCCATCGTCGGACAGGTCCTGGACGTTGCGGACGAAGACGGTGAGCGCCACGGTGCGCCTGCAAGGATGCAACAGGGGGCCGGCAACCGGCAACCGGCCCGCCTTCGCCCGAGTGCGCGCTCCGCGCTTCGTCGGGGCTTCGGCGCCGCGGGCTATCATCGTCGGGTACCTTGCACCAAGGACGGCCGATGGCTACGAGTCCTCATGAACATCGTCGTGGCGCGTACGCGGGTCGTGACCGCGACACGCTTGCGTTTGCGTCGGCGGTGACTGTCGACGCGTTCGGCATCTCGGATCCCGGGAACGTCCGGCCCGCCAACGAGGACCACTTCCTCATCGCGCGTGCGGGCCGGTACTACGAGACGGTGTCGACGAGCCTTCCCGAAGGCGAGCTTCCATCGCGCGCGTCGGACGATGGCTATGCGCTCGTGGTGGCCGACGGCATGGGTGGACACGTCGCGGGTGAAGTCGCCAGCCGCCTGACCATCAGGGAACTGGTGCGCCTGTCGCTCGAACTGCCAGACTGGATCTCGCGCGTTGACGAGGACACGATCGACGAGGTCGTGCGGCGATCGGAGACCCAGATGGCATCGGCGCATCAGCGCTTGATCGATGCGGGCAAGCGCGATCCCGACCTGCAGGGCATGGGCACTACCGTGACGGCCGTGCGCAACCTCGGTCGGCTGCTGCAGGTGGTCCACGTCGGCGACTCGCGGGCGTACCTGTTGCGCGGCGAGCAGCTCTCGCGCCTCACGCGCGATCACAGCCTGGTGCAGATGCTCGTCGACAGGGGTCGCATGACGCGCGAGGAGGCCGAGCAGTCGACGTCGCGGCACGTGCTCGTCAACGCCGTCGGCGGCGTCAACGACAGCGTGCGCGTGGACATCGATCACGTCGGACTCGCCAACGGCGATCGCCTGCTGCTCTGCAGCGACGGGCTGAACGACATGGTGGGTGACGAGGCGATTGGCACGGAACTGCTGTCGGCGGCCACGGCAGAAGCCGCCTGCCGTGCCCTCCTCCGGCGGGCCCTCGCCGCCGGCGGTCGCGACAACATCACCGTTGTCGCCGCGTTCTATTCGTGGGAGGGGAGTGCCAGGGGGTGAGACCCCTGGCGTCCACGCCTCACCTTCGGGCACCGGCCAACAGCGCGATGACGGGAGTCCCTCGTGGTCGCCCGGGCAACGTTCGCCTCCACGTCGTCGTACGGTGTGAGCATGAACGATAACCACGCGTCCGCCCCCTCCGGCCAGGCTTCCGCCGGCCGTCGCGCGTTTCTTCACGGTGCCGCCCTGACGGTGGGTGCCGGTCTGCTGCCCGGCGTTGGCGCGGCACCCGCCACGGCTGCCGCTGCCGGTGCCGACCTTCGTCCGCTGACCGAAGCGGAGAAGGCGCTGCGCCTCGCCTCCAACACCTATCCGCTCCGCACGTTGTTCAAGCGTCGCGCCGACGCGCCGACGATGGGTGGCCCGGGCGCGGCCGATGTTGCGGCGATGAAGAAGAAGTACGGCGAGATCACGATGCTGGACATGCCCCAGTTCACCATCGACAACTTCCCGGGTGTGCGGAAGATGGATCTCTGGTCGTCGCTCTTCGGCGACGTGAACGACACCTCGATGTACAAGGCGTCGACGGTCACGCGAGACGGTCAGTCGTTCACCACGTACGAGTTCGATCCGGCGACGGCTTCCGGCAAGCAGTGGCTGGACCGTCTGGCGGCGCAGCAGGCCAGGCTGGGTGTGAGTTGCCACCACGTCTCCAACAACGCGCCGCGCAACATGTGCGACCTGGACGCCAACCTGCGCCGCGAAGGCATCGCTGTCGCCAAGGTGTGGCTCGACGCGTGCAAGACCATCGGTGCCAGGACGATGCGCGTGAACACGGGCGGTCCCCGCATCGTCCCCGGCGCGTCGGCCACGGCGGGCTACCCACGCAACGACGAGGTGGTCAAGTACATCGCCAACGCGGTGGAGTCGTTCAAGGAGATGGCCGACTACGGCGCCAAGGTCGGCGTGATCGTGACGATCGAGAACCACTGGGGCCTCAGCGCGGATCCGACCAACGTCCGGATCATCCTCGACGAGGTCAACCACCCGTTCTGTGAAGCGTCTCCCGACTTCTGCAACTGGGAGCACGAGTACATGCTCTACCACGGCCTCGACGCCCTGATGCCGTACACCCACCACACGGTGCACGCCAAGTACTGGGACCGCTGGAAGGACGTCGACCTCCAGCGCTGCGTGCGCATCCTCAACAACCATGGCTTCAGGGGCGTGATCGCGCTCGAGTACGAGGCCGGCTCGTGGAACGGCGTCGAGGGTGCGCAGCACCTCATGAAGGAAGTGATGAAGGCCCTGTAACCCCCGCGCGCGGTAGACTGCGGGCAGCCATGCGCATGCCCGCAGCAGTCATGTTCACCACGAGCCTCCTGACGGCCTGTTTCATCCTGGCTGTCGGCGAGGCTCGTGTCGTGTCGGCGCAGACACCAGCGGCCGATGATGGCGTACGCCTGCGCCGCATCGATGCCGGTTCCCGGACCGCGCCCGCGTCCGCCGTGGTCGTGGAGCGAGGCTCGCTCGTTCACACGGCCATGCTGTATCCCCTCGATCGTGACGGGCGAGTGCAGGGTGGCAATGACGTGCGCGCACAGGCCACGGCCGTCCTCGACCAGTTCGAGACAGCGCTGCGAGCCGCCGGCACGGGACTCGATCGCGTCGCACGCCTGCACGTGTACGTGGCCGACGCGGCTGCCGGCGCGGCTGTCGACGAGATGATTGCCCGGCGATTCGCCGCATCGTCGCGGCCCGCGCTGACGCGCGTCGAGTCGCGGATGCGGCACGACGGTGTGCTCGTGGCGATGGACGCCATCGCAGCGACGGCGCGACATCCCGCGTCTGGACGACCTGAGCGGCTGCGTGTCGACGGTCTCCCATCCACGGCTGGCGCGCACATCGCCATTCAGCCGGAGGGCCCTTTCGTCATCGTCTCCGGACGTGCGGCGCCCGGCGAGGGTGATGCCGCCGCCACGGGCACGATGGCGCAGTTGAAAGGCGATCTCGAGACAGCAGGGCTCGGGTTCGCGGACGTCGTGCAGGTGAAAGCCTTCCTGACCGACATGTCGCGTGCGGCGCAGCTTGAAGCGGTGATGGCCGCGACGTTCACGGGCACGCCTCCGCCGATCGTCGTGACCGAATGGCGTGGCGGGTCCGCGGCAGTGGAGATCGAACTCGTGGCCGCGGCACCTGGCGCGCGTGGATCGGAGCGCGTGACGTTCGTCGAGCCGATCTCGGCGCGATACAGCCGCATCGCGCGCGTATTCGCGGGCAATCCCGTCTTCGTGTCGGGGCTCACGGGCGCCTCGCCGGATCCGAAGGAGCAGGTACGGGCGATCTTTGCCGAACTCGGTGGCGTGGTGTCTGCTGCCGGCAGCGACATGCGGCACATCGCGAAAGCGACATATTACGTGTCTGACAAGGGCGCCGACGAGGAAATCAACGCGATCCGGCCGTCGATCTACGACGCAGCGCGTCCACCGTCGGCGTCGAAGATCTCGGTGCAGGGCGTCGGGCGCACGGGCGCCGTCGTGACGATCGACGCGATCGCGGTGACTGTCGGCCGATGACACTCGCGCGCGGCGCTCTCGCCATCGTGGCGTCGATCACGCTCGGCATCGTGGCGGCTCCGATGGCGCAGGTGGGGGATCGGGCGGCGATCGACACGGCGCCTCCACCCGCGCACTGGCAGATTCCTCCGGCGCCTGTGCGCACGCCTGAAGCGTCGATGGCGCTCATGGAGTTGCAGCCGGGATTCAGGGTCGAGCTCGTCGCCGCAGAGCCGCTCGTTCAGGACCCCATCGCCTTCGCGTTCGACGAGCGCAACGCCCTGTGGGTACTGGAGTGGCCGTCGTACAACTGGCAACTGCACGGCGTGCTGCCGGGACTCGACGCCGCGCCGACGCCGAAGAGCCGCCTCGTCGTGCTTCGCGACACCGGCAACGATGGGCGCATGGACACGCGCACGGTCTTCGCGGAGATGGACTGGCCGCGCGGGATCCAGCTCGTCGACGGGGGCGTGCTGGTGTTCGCGTTGCCCGAGGTGGTCTTCCTGAAGGACACGGACGGCGACGACGAGGCGGACACGCGCGAGGTCGTCGCCAGTGGCCTGCCCATTCCCGTCAATCCGCACCTGGCGCCGAGCAGTCCGTCGTGGACGCTCGACAACTGGACGTACGCGCTTCAGGTCGACGATCGGTTACGAATCTCCCGCGGCGCGGGGCAACTCGCGCGTTCGGGCCGTCTCGCGGGGCAGTGGGGCATGTCGCACGACGATGTGGGCCGGCTGTTCTTCAGTTACAACCAGGACCACATCCGCGCGAGTCTCGTGCCCACGGCGTACGCCACGCGCAACCCGCACTACACGGCGACGGCCGGGATCGACGTGCGCGTGGGCCTCGACAACGAGGTATGGCCACACGCCATCACGCCGGGCGTGAACCGGCGCGCGCAGCTGCGTGAGGATGGCCGGCTGCGCGTGTTCACGGCCAACGCCGCGCCCACGGTGTATCGGGGCGATCAGTTTCCCGACGACTGTCGTGGCAACGTGTTCGTTGGCGAATCGGCAGGCCGCCTGATCCGTCGCTCCGTGCTCACCGAACGCGACGGCATCGTCACGGGGCGCAACGCCTACGCCGAGCGCGAGTTCCTCTTCTCGAACGACGAGCGGTTCAGGCCGGTGTTCAC
This region includes:
- a CDS encoding serine/threonine-protein phosphatase, translating into MATSPHEHRRGAYAGRDRDTLAFASAVTVDAFGISDPGNVRPANEDHFLIARAGRYYETVSTSLPEGELPSRASDDGYALVVADGMGGHVAGEVASRLTIRELVRLSLELPDWISRVDEDTIDEVVRRSETQMASAHQRLIDAGKRDPDLQGMGTTVTAVRNLGRLLQVVHVGDSRAYLLRGEQLSRLTRDHSLVQMLVDRGRMTREEAEQSTSRHVLVNAVGGVNDSVRVDIDHVGLANGDRLLLCSDGLNDMVGDEAIGTELLSAATAEAACRALLRRALAAGGRDNITVVAAFYSWEGSARG
- a CDS encoding zinc ribbon domain-containing protein, with protein sequence MALTVFVRNVQDLSDDGGFKFKFCCDRCGSGVESQYVSSKANLLKTAVQAFALFRFTGWHAERAAEGLDRGLRGKERDAAYEAAVHQAMVHFRKCAGCGQWVCPDHCWNESFGMCEACAPSAEEAAARRAAEHARDRAVAAVNEAPPPLPSPITCPACGVQVQGGKFCQACGTPLTARACASCGSALTPSARFCAECGAKA
- a CDS encoding RidA family protein, whose product is MFTTSLLTACFILAVGEARVVSAQTPAADDGVRLRRIDAGSRTAPASAVVVERGSLVHTAMLYPLDRDGRVQGGNDVRAQATAVLDQFETALRAAGTGLDRVARLHVYVADAAAGAAVDEMIARRFAASSRPALTRVESRMRHDGVLVAMDAIAATARHPASGRPERLRVDGLPSTAGAHIAIQPEGPFVIVSGRAAPGEGDAAATGTMAQLKGDLETAGLGFADVVQVKAFLTDMSRAAQLEAVMAATFTGTPPPIVVTEWRGGSAAVEIELVAAAPGARGSERVTFVEPISARYSRIARVFAGNPVFVSGLTGASPDPKEQVRAIFAELGGVVSAAGSDMRHIAKATYYVSDKGADEEINAIRPSIYDAARPPSASKISVQGVGRTGAVVTIDAIAVTVGR
- a CDS encoding TIM barrel protein; protein product: MNDNHASAPSGQASAGRRAFLHGAALTVGAGLLPGVGAAPATAAAAGADLRPLTEAEKALRLASNTYPLRTLFKRRADAPTMGGPGAADVAAMKKKYGEITMLDMPQFTIDNFPGVRKMDLWSSLFGDVNDTSMYKASTVTRDGQSFTTYEFDPATASGKQWLDRLAAQQARLGVSCHHVSNNAPRNMCDLDANLRREGIAVAKVWLDACKTIGARTMRVNTGGPRIVPGASATAGYPRNDEVVKYIANAVESFKEMADYGAKVGVIVTIENHWGLSADPTNVRIILDEVNHPFCEASPDFCNWEHEYMLYHGLDALMPYTHHTVHAKYWDRWKDVDLQRCVRILNNHGFRGVIALEYEAGSWNGVEGAQHLMKEVMKAL